The Choristoneura fumiferana chromosome 11, NRCan_CFum_1, whole genome shotgun sequence genome includes a region encoding these proteins:
- the LOC141433025 gene encoding LOW QUALITY PROTEIN: uncharacterized protein (The sequence of the model RefSeq protein was modified relative to this genomic sequence to represent the inferred CDS: substituted 1 base at 1 genomic stop codon), giving the protein MGKENRRQSRQDDPEEPESESSGRAMLHMTADLIPAFSGRDKTYAVTRWIEDVEDHAEIFGWTPLQQLLVARRALTGTAALWLRAERPHKSWLELKAALIKEFTDSMDAKTIHEMMSARKKQRDESCLDYMLVMKELGRRGKMADYVAIKYIVDGIMDREQNKIMLYGVTSYSDLKEKLKIYEAIKEKMKHEVEGQRQRNVASSNTQTXSQVEARKCYNCGENKHISAECPHRNKGAKCFNCNTFGHLASQCGVRQGGSGDRSDVAATTSQHKPYFRRMQDGNRARSNSASARIPSKQTSATFCCECDSETERTPTNGADGSTGGNSQDGGARDVYDTDPADVLNVNIGGKFHKKPIKSLEICGKTIDALVDSGSDVNLMSVECYRSLGSPKSVKSDVVLTGLGAKKVCALGLCTATVRVDGQTFKDTSFHIVSKDVMPYPIIIGQNFLQHTVMVMDNNKVFLLPANEEWFRNVMCFVSDLDIIGGEISPATQQLVRRMMTSYVPVKTKEAPIVLQIHLKDDVPVAQRPRRLALKEQQEVDAQIKQWLEEGIIRRRLNKKH; this is encoded by the exons ATGGGGAAGGAAAATCGACGGCAGAGTCGGCAAGACGACCCAGAGGAACCCGAGAGTGAATCTAGTGGACGCGCGATGTTGCATATGACGGCGGACCTAATCCCGGCGTTCAGCGGGCGTGATAAAACTTATGCGGTCACTAGATGGATAGAGGACGTTGAAGATCATGCTGAAATTTTCGGATGGACCCCGCTGCAGCAGTTGCTGGTGGCGAGGCGAGCGCTAACGGGGACCGCGGCATTGTGGTTACGCGCGGAGCGACCGCATAAATCATGGTTGGAGCTTAAGGCGGCTCTCATCAAAGAATTCACAGATTCCATGGATGCGAAGACGATCCACGAGATGATGAGTGCTAGAAAAAAACAACGTGACGAGTCGTGTCTAGATTATATGCTCGTCATGAAGGAGCTGGGCAGACGTGGTAAAATGGCGGATTACGTGGCTATCAAATACATCGTGGACGGAATCATGGACAgggaacaaaacaaaataatgctGTACGGCGTAACTAGTTACAgtgatttaaaagaaaaattgaaGATTTATGaagcaattaaagaaaaaatgaaGCATGAGGTCGAAGGGCAACGGCAGCGCAACGTAGCAAGCTCAAACACGCAAACATGATCCCAAGTCGAAGCGAGAAAATGCTATAATTGTGGAGAAAACAAGCATATTTCGGCAGAATGCCCGCATAGAAACAAAGGTGCGAAGTGTTTTAATTGCAATACTTTCGGACATCTTGCCTCGCAGTGTGGTGTGCGACAAGGAGGGAGCGGCGATCGCAGCGACGTTGCAGCGACTACAAGTCAACATAAGCCGTACTTCCGCCGGATGCAAGATGGCAACAGGGCGCGATCGAACTCTGCATCTGCGCGCATCCCTAGCAAGCAGACTTCGGCAACGTTTTGCTGCGAATGCGATTCTGAAACGGAACGTACGCCGACGAATGGGGCAGATGGCAGCACTGGCGGTAATTCTCAAGATGGCGGCGCCCGCGACGTCTACGACACTGACCCGGCTGACGTATTGAATGTAAACATTGGAGGAAAGTTTCACAAGAAACCGATTAAATCACTGGAAATATGCGGAAAAACCATTGACGCTTTAGTTGATTCGGGCAGTGACGTTAATCTAATGTCAGTTGAGTGCTATCGTAGTTTAGGGTCGCCCAAAAGTGTAAAATCGGACGTTGTGTTGACAGGACTTGGCGCTAAAAAGGTTTGTGCTTTGGGATTGTGTACCGCGACAGTGCGTGTTGATGGCCAAACATTTAAAGACACTAGTTTTCATATAGTATCCAAAGATGTAATGCCGTACCCGATAATAATTGGTCAGAATTTCTTACAACACACTGTAATGGTCATGGATAACAATAAGGTGTTTTTGTTACCCGCTAATGAAGAATGGTTCCGAAACGTTATGTGCTTTGTGTCTGATCTTGATATTATAGGTGGTGAGATTAGCCCAGCCACGCAGCAACTTGTGAGGCGTATGATGACGTCGTACGTGCCCGTCAAAACAAAGGAGGCACCGATTGTGCTTCAAATTCATCTCAAGGACGATGTGCCAGTCGCCCAGAGGCCTCGGCGGCTCGCACTCAAGGAACAGCAGGAAGTAGATGCACAAATAAAACAGTGGCTGGAGGAAGGCATTATTCGG CGGAGACTGAACAAGAAGCACTAG